The following coding sequences are from one Haemophilus haemolyticus window:
- the smrB gene encoding endonuclease SmrB, with the protein MQDEFDLFRAETKGIKPIKQDTFVTPRQKRDQKKIELKELRAKEDTLFYFSDEYEPLLNEHDGVVKYLRDGEDSHLLKQLRRGDFSPELFLDLHGLTREQAKQELAALLLACENEHVDCASIMTGYGTFTLKKQIPRWLVQHPKVRALHQAPREWGGEAAILILVDL; encoded by the coding sequence ATGCAAGACGAATTTGATTTATTCCGTGCGGAAACCAAAGGCATTAAGCCAATTAAACAAGATACTTTTGTTACCCCTCGTCAAAAACGTGATCAGAAAAAAATAGAATTGAAAGAATTACGAGCGAAAGAAGATACATTGTTCTATTTTTCTGATGAATATGAGCCGTTACTGAATGAGCATGATGGCGTTGTGAAATATTTACGTGATGGGGAAGATTCCCATTTATTAAAACAACTTCGTCGTGGAGATTTTTCGCCAGAATTGTTTTTAGATTTACATGGTTTAACCCGTGAACAAGCTAAGCAAGAATTAGCCGCACTTTTACTGGCTTGTGAAAATGAGCATGTTGATTGTGCCAGTATAATGACGGGCTATGGCACCTTTACATTGAAAAAACAAATTCCACGTTGGCTAGTACAACATCCTAAAGTGCGGGCATTACATCAAGCGCCAAGAGAATGGGGCGGTGAAGCCGCAATTTTGATTTTGGTTGATTTGTAA
- the rluB gene encoding 23S rRNA pseudouridine(2605) synthase RluB, with the protein MKPSQKQTQRQPHFSKDSAKKSDFSAKNDRRSVSRTARVETTNTKKSAVNSDNKFLSKPKAKPVVKASNQPKAEGEKLQKVLARAGQGSRREIETMIAAGRVSVEGKIATLGDRIDVHSGVKVRIDGQIINLSHAQKEICRVLMYYKPEGELCTRSDPEGRATVFDRLPRLTGSRWIAVGRLDINTSGLLLFTTDGELANRLMHPSREVEREYSVRVFGQVDDAMLARLRKGVQLEDGPANFKEIKFTGGVGINQWYDVTLMEGRNREVRRLWESQGIQVSRLIRIRYGNIKLMKGLPRGGWEEMDLENVNYLRELVGLPAETETKLDVTQPRRRPKSGQIRKAVKRYSELSKRYKK; encoded by the coding sequence ATGAAACCTAGTCAAAAACAAACCCAAAGACAACCGCACTTTTCCAAAGATTCAGCAAAGAAAAGTGATTTTTCAGCTAAAAATGATAGACGTTCAGTATCTCGTACTGCTCGCGTAGAAACGACAAATACGAAAAAAAGTGCGGTTAATTCTGACAACAAATTTTTATCTAAGCCAAAAGCGAAACCTGTTGTAAAAGCCTCTAATCAACCTAAAGCAGAGGGCGAAAAATTACAGAAAGTTTTAGCGCGTGCTGGACAAGGCTCTCGTCGTGAAATTGAAACGATGATTGCCGCAGGCCGAGTGAGTGTAGAGGGTAAAATTGCGACTTTAGGCGATCGTATTGACGTACATTCTGGCGTGAAAGTGCGTATTGATGGCCAAATCATTAATCTTAGCCACGCACAAAAAGAAATTTGCCGCGTGTTAATGTATTACAAACCTGAAGGCGAACTTTGTACGCGTAGCGACCCAGAAGGGCGAGCCACTGTGTTTGATCGTTTGCCGCGTTTAACAGGCTCTCGTTGGATTGCGGTGGGGCGTTTAGATATTAATACATCGGGTTTATTACTTTTCACTACTGATGGTGAGCTGGCAAATCGCCTAATGCACCCAAGTCGTGAAGTGGAACGTGAATATTCTGTGCGTGTATTTGGTCAAGTTGATGATGCAATGTTAGCGCGTTTACGTAAAGGCGTTCAGCTTGAAGATGGCCCTGCTAATTTTAAAGAAATTAAATTTACAGGCGGTGTGGGTATTAACCAATGGTATGACGTAACCTTGATGGAAGGACGTAACCGTGAGGTTCGCCGTTTGTGGGAATCACAAGGGATCCAAGTCAGCCGCTTGATTCGTATTCGTTACGGAAATATTAAACTGATGAAAGGTTTGCCTCGTGGTGGCTGGGAAGAAATGGATCTTGAAAACGTCAATTACTTGCGTGAACTTGTGGGATTACCAGCTGAAACCGAAACGAAATTAGATGTTACACAGCCACGTCGTCGTCCAAAATCAGGACAAATTCGTAAAGCGGTAAAACGTTATTCTGAACTGAGCAAACGTTATAAAAAATAA
- the prmB gene encoding 50S ribosomal protein L3 N(5)-glutamine methyltransferase: protein METSHNQELVATILEDNVANELQTIQDFLRWTYSILNRSDIYFGQGHDNPWDESLQLVLSGLHLPIDLPTELFNSRLTPSEKETLVQLVLTRIEQRVPVAYLTNSAWFCGHEFYVDERTIIPRSPISALIQDRFEDLISQEPNHILDLCTGSGCIAIACAYAFPNAEVDAVDLSVDALNVAEINISRHQLEHRVFPIQSNLFENILGQKYDLIVTNPPYVDEEDLADMPEEFHFEPELALGSGHDGLNITKQILKQAPDYLTENGVLVCEVGNSMVSLIEQYPDVPFEWVELKNGGLGVFAIQRKDLVKYHDLF, encoded by the coding sequence ATGGAAACCTCACATAACCAAGAATTAGTTGCAACTATCTTGGAAGATAATGTTGCAAACGAACTGCAAACCATCCAAGATTTTCTGCGTTGGACGTATAGCATTCTCAATCGATCCGATATTTACTTCGGGCAAGGGCACGATAATCCTTGGGATGAAAGCCTGCAACTCGTTTTAAGTGGCTTACATTTACCGATTGATTTACCTACCGAATTATTTAACAGTCGATTAACCCCATCTGAAAAAGAAACCTTAGTTCAACTTGTATTAACCCGAATCGAACAACGCGTACCGGTGGCATATTTAACAAATAGTGCTTGGTTCTGCGGTCACGAATTTTATGTCGATGAACGAACCATTATTCCGCGTTCTCCAATTAGTGCTTTAATTCAAGATCGCTTTGAAGATTTAATTTCACAAGAGCCGAATCATATTCTCGATCTATGCACAGGCAGTGGCTGTATTGCCATTGCTTGTGCTTATGCTTTCCCAAATGCGGAAGTAGATGCTGTCGATTTATCAGTTGATGCACTTAATGTCGCTGAGATCAATATTTCACGCCATCAATTAGAACATCGCGTATTCCCGATTCAATCAAACTTATTTGAAAATATTTTGGGACAAAAATACGATCTTATCGTGACCAATCCACCTTATGTGGACGAAGAAGATCTCGCCGATATGCCAGAAGAATTCCATTTTGAACCAGAGTTAGCCTTAGGTTCTGGTCATGATGGCTTAAACATAACCAAACAAATTTTAAAACAAGCGCCAGATTACTTAACTGAAAATGGCGTGTTGGTGTGTGAAGTGGGCAATAGCATGGTGAGCTTAATTGAGCAATATCCAGATGTACCATTTGAATGGGTAGAGCTTAAAAATGGCGGACTAGGCGTATTTGCTATTCAGCGTAAAGATTTAGTGAAATATCACGATCTGTTTTAA
- the cysB gene encoding HTH-type transcriptional regulator CysB has protein sequence MKMQQLRYIVEIANHNLNVTEAANALYTSQPGISKQVRLLEDELGLEIFERHGKHIKSITPAGKKIISIARELLVKAQGIRAVADEYTQPNHGVLRIATTNTQARYMLPSVIERFSKKYPDVSLHIHQGSPTQIHDALMSGEVDLAITTEAPYLFDDLVQIPCYWWNRAVIVTPEHPLAKVKELTIEELGKYPLVTYTFGFTGVSDLDYAFNSAGILPNIVFTATDADVIKTYVRLGLGVGIMASMAHTPSDTDLVAIDASHLFRPSMTNIAFKHSTFLRNYMYDFMEYFSPHLTRSVVEKAERLRDNNSVKKLFDNVKLDVR, from the coding sequence ATGAAAATGCAGCAACTGCGCTATATTGTTGAAATCGCTAACCATAATTTAAATGTAACTGAGGCGGCTAATGCGCTTTATACATCACAGCCTGGAATTAGTAAGCAAGTGCGGTTGCTGGAGGATGAATTAGGTCTAGAAATTTTTGAGCGTCATGGCAAGCATATAAAATCAATTACGCCAGCAGGGAAAAAGATTATTTCGATTGCACGCGAGTTACTTGTTAAAGCGCAAGGTATCCGTGCCGTTGCCGATGAATATACTCAGCCAAATCATGGTGTATTACGTATTGCGACGACAAATACTCAGGCACGTTATATGCTGCCAAGTGTGATTGAACGTTTTTCTAAAAAATATCCTGATGTGAGTTTGCATATTCACCAAGGTTCGCCAACACAAATTCATGATGCATTAATGTCAGGTGAAGTGGATTTGGCGATTACTACCGAAGCGCCTTATTTATTTGATGATTTGGTTCAGATTCCATGCTATTGGTGGAATCGTGCAGTGATTGTTACGCCCGAGCATCCGCTTGCCAAAGTGAAAGAATTGACGATTGAGGAATTAGGTAAATATCCGCTTGTGACCTACACTTTTGGTTTTACAGGTGTTTCTGACTTAGATTACGCATTTAATAGCGCAGGAATTTTGCCGAATATAGTCTTTACGGCTACCGATGCTGATGTTATTAAAACTTATGTGCGCTTAGGCTTAGGAGTGGGCATTATGGCATCTATGGCTCATACGCCATCAGATACAGATCTTGTGGCAATTGATGCGAGTCATTTGTTCCGCCCGAGTATGACGAATATTGCATTTAAACATAGCACGTTCTTACGTAATTATATGTACGATTTCATGGAATATTTTTCACCGCACTTAACTCGTAGTGTCGTGGAAAAAGCCGAGCGTTTGCGTGATAACAATTCAGTGAAAAAATTATTTGATAACGTGAAATTAGACGTTAGATAA
- a CDS encoding MFS transporter — protein MNLQKLLLTRRFFSTLAFFSVQTVFLIYLQSKGLSNSEIAFSLSLLFFSNQALSILAGIWGDRYGLAKMMLLGCFLDVIAYIFFLAADNYLLLLIATTCFGLGSCLFGTNAKACLLVLAGDEYKEKTRLQGKYLKVTSMSSMFAPLLVIPFIKYEHIDLLIWVCFSMEAILFALMVKPFYQIQTLQTLVKFRFTQIKEIITKEFLMVHLMLFLPLAIASSFFVIFPFLFNNKLGMPEHSPIALFGNGLLTVLLQSYFSRKINLTIRQAAWVAPLLAIGIIVPWFITLRYLSVFSAYAYLVIFTVIEVYALTAMANLLVKFDNGTNRGFIFGASRLLLSIATVIVMNLVPHLFLL, from the coding sequence ATGAATTTACAAAAACTTTTACTTACTCGGCGTTTCTTTTCCACCCTTGCATTTTTTTCTGTGCAAACGGTATTTCTGATTTATCTACAAAGTAAAGGATTGAGCAACAGCGAAATTGCCTTTTCCTTATCACTACTCTTTTTCTCAAACCAAGCCCTTTCCATTCTTGCCGGTATTTGGGGCGATCGTTATGGTTTAGCCAAAATGATGTTGCTCGGCTGTTTTTTAGATGTAATAGCTTATATTTTCTTTCTCGCAGCAGATAATTATTTATTGCTCCTTATTGCGACCACTTGTTTTGGTTTAGGTAGTTGCTTATTTGGAACCAATGCCAAAGCCTGCTTACTTGTGCTGGCTGGGGATGAATACAAAGAAAAAACGCGCTTGCAAGGGAAATATCTAAAAGTGACCTCCATGTCATCTATGTTTGCGCCGCTTTTAGTCATTCCATTTATTAAATACGAACATATCGACTTACTCATTTGGGTCTGTTTTTCAATGGAAGCCATATTATTTGCCTTAATGGTGAAGCCTTTCTATCAAATTCAAACCTTACAAACGTTGGTAAAATTTCGCTTTACACAAATCAAAGAAATTATTACAAAAGAATTTCTCATGGTGCATTTAATGCTCTTTTTACCTCTTGCCATTGCGAGCTCTTTCTTTGTCATTTTTCCTTTTTTATTTAACAATAAACTTGGCATGCCTGAACATTCGCCGATAGCACTATTTGGCAACGGCTTACTCACCGTGCTATTACAAAGCTATTTTTCCAGAAAAATTAATTTAACGATCAGACAAGCAGCATGGGTTGCCCCTCTGTTGGCTATTGGAATTATCGTACCTTGGTTTATCACTTTACGTTATCTTTCCGTATTTTCCGCCTATGCCTATCTTGTCATTTTTACAGTCATTGAAGTGTATGCCCTCACGGCGATGGCAAACTTATTAGTGAAATTTGATAATGGCACTAATCGTGGTTTTATTTTTGGCGCATCAAGATTATTACTTTCTATCGCGACAGTGATCGTCATGAACTTGGTACCACATTTATTTTTATTGTAA
- a CDS encoding acetate kinase — translation MSKLVLILNCGSSSLKFAILDPATGEEKLSGLAEAFFLPEARIKWKLNGEKGNADLGAGAAHTEALNFIASNIMTDELKNSIAAIGHRIVHGGEKYTQSVIVTDEVVKGIEDAAQFAPLHNPAHLIGIREAFNAFPHLKDKNVVVFDTAFHQTMPEEAFLYALPYSLYKEHGVRRYGAHGTSHYFVSREVAEYVGKPADQVNTIICHLGNGGSVSVVRNGKCIDTSMGLTPLEGLVMGTRCGDIDPAIVFYLYKTLGMSMEQIEETLVKKSGLLGLTEVTSDCRYAEDNYDDTSKPEAKRALDVYSYRLAKYIGAYMAVLGDDHLDAIAFTGGIGENSAHVRELALNHLKLFGIKVDHDRNLAARFGKDGVITTDDSAFKAIVLPTNEELVIAQDTAKLCF, via the coding sequence ATGTCAAAACTTGTTCTTATCCTTAACTGTGGTAGTTCTTCACTAAAATTTGCAATTCTTGATCCTGCAACAGGTGAAGAAAAATTATCCGGCTTAGCGGAAGCATTTTTCTTACCAGAAGCTCGTATCAAATGGAAACTCAATGGTGAGAAAGGTAACGCAGATTTAGGTGCAGGCGCAGCTCATACAGAAGCACTTAACTTTATCGCGTCTAATATCATGACAGATGAGCTTAAAAACTCTATCGCGGCAATTGGTCACCGTATCGTACATGGTGGTGAAAAATACACCCAATCAGTTATCGTAACGGATGAAGTCGTTAAAGGTATTGAAGATGCTGCACAATTTGCGCCACTTCACAATCCAGCACACTTAATCGGTATTCGCGAAGCATTCAACGCATTCCCACACTTAAAAGATAAAAACGTGGTAGTTTTTGATACGGCATTCCACCAAACCATGCCTGAAGAAGCATTCCTTTATGCCCTTCCATACTCTTTATATAAAGAACATGGCGTTCGTCGCTACGGTGCACACGGTACTAGCCACTACTTCGTTTCTCGTGAAGTCGCTGAATATGTAGGTAAACCTGCAGACCAAGTCAATACGATTATTTGTCACTTAGGTAATGGTGGTTCTGTTTCTGTTGTGCGTAACGGTAAATGTATCGATACATCAATGGGCTTAACTCCGTTAGAAGGTTTAGTCATGGGCACTCGTTGTGGTGATATCGACCCTGCAATCGTATTCTACCTATACAAAACTTTAGGTATGTCTATGGAACAAATCGAAGAGACTTTAGTGAAAAAATCTGGTCTTTTAGGTTTAACTGAAGTAACAAGCGACTGCCGTTATGCTGAAGATAACTACGATGACACATCTAAACCAGAAGCAAAACGCGCTTTAGATGTATACAGCTATCGTTTAGCGAAATATATCGGTGCTTATATGGCTGTATTAGGTGATGATCACTTAGATGCGATTGCTTTCACTGGTGGCATTGGTGAGAACTCAGCACACGTTCGTGAATTGGCATTAAATCACTTGAAATTATTTGGTATTAAAGTGGATCACGACCGCAATCTTGCGGCACGCTTCGGTAAAGATGGCGTAATCACCACTGATGATTCAGCATTTAAAGCGATTGTTCTTCCAACTAACGAAGAATTAGTTATCGCACAAGATACCGCGAAACTTTGTTTCTAA
- the pta gene encoding phosphate acetyltransferase, translating into MSRTIILIPVSTGVGLTSISLGLIHSLEQKGAKVGFMKPVSQPSTGEDKLDRTTSIIRTSTTLETSEPFMLSVAESLIGQNQSDVLLEKIVANHQQLTKNNDIVVVEGLIPTRKHGYANSINYEIAQALDAEIVLVAAPATETPTELKDRVEAAASLFGGKNNPNLLGVVVNKFNAPVDESGRTRPDLAEIFDSFQHSHACEAEVSKLFANSSIKLLACVPWSADLIATRAIDLVKYLGASIITEGDINRRIRGITFCARSLPNMVEHFRAGSLLVASADRPDVLVAAALAASNGIEIGGLLLTGGYKIDAQINKLCQPAFEKAKLPIFRIEGNTWQTALNLQNFNLEVPVDDKERIENIKQYTSQHFNADFINNLVADSTRLRRLSPPAFRFQLTELARAAKKRIVLPEGDEPRTIKAAVLCAERGIAECVLLADPASVQRVAEAQGVKLGKGITIINPADVRENYVARLVELRKAKGMTETAAREQLEDTVVLGTMMLEANEVDGLVSGAVHTTANTIRPPMQIIKTAPGSSIVSSIFFMLLPDQVLVYGDCAVNPDPTAEQLAEIAIQSADSAKAFGIDPKVAMISYSTGTSGSGADVEKVKEATRIAKEKRPDLLIDGPLQYDAAVMEDVARSKAPNSPVAGKATVFVFPDLNTGNTTYKAVQRSADLVSIGPMLQGMRKPVNDLSRGALVDDIVYTIALTAIQATQ; encoded by the coding sequence ATGTCTCGCACGATTATCCTTATCCCTGTAAGCACAGGCGTGGGTTTAACTAGCATTAGTCTGGGATTAATCCATTCTCTTGAACAAAAAGGCGCAAAAGTTGGTTTTATGAAACCTGTTTCTCAACCAAGCACAGGTGAAGATAAACTGGATCGTACAACCTCTATCATTCGCACCAGCACTACCCTTGAAACTTCTGAACCGTTTATGTTAAGCGTTGCTGAATCATTAATCGGTCAAAATCAATCAGATGTGTTGTTAGAAAAAATTGTGGCAAATCACCAACAATTAACTAAAAACAACGATATTGTTGTGGTTGAAGGCTTAATTCCAACAAGAAAACACGGTTACGCAAATAGCATCAACTATGAAATTGCACAAGCATTAGATGCTGAAATCGTATTAGTTGCAGCACCTGCAACTGAAACCCCAACCGAATTAAAAGATCGTGTAGAAGCTGCAGCCTCTCTATTTGGTGGTAAAAACAATCCAAATCTTTTAGGCGTAGTTGTAAACAAATTTAATGCACCCGTTGATGAATCTGGTCGTACACGCCCTGATCTTGCTGAAATTTTTGATTCATTCCAACATAGCCATGCATGTGAAGCAGAAGTGAGCAAATTATTTGCAAATAGCTCAATCAAATTATTAGCTTGTGTGCCTTGGTCTGCAGATTTAATCGCAACACGTGCGATCGATTTAGTGAAATACTTAGGTGCATCCATTATCACTGAAGGAGATATTAACCGTCGTATCCGTGGTATCACTTTCTGCGCAAGAAGTTTACCAAATATGGTTGAGCATTTCCGTGCAGGTAGCTTATTAGTCGCTTCAGCAGATCGTCCAGATGTACTTGTGGCAGCCGCTCTTGCAGCGTCAAATGGTATTGAAATCGGTGGCCTTTTATTAACTGGTGGTTACAAAATTGATGCTCAAATCAATAAACTTTGCCAACCGGCTTTTGAAAAAGCAAAATTACCAATCTTCCGTATTGAAGGTAACACCTGGCAAACAGCATTAAATTTACAAAACTTCAATCTTGAAGTACCCGTTGATGATAAAGAGCGTATTGAAAACATCAAACAATACACTAGCCAACACTTTAATGCTGACTTTATCAATAACTTAGTTGCGGATTCTACTCGTTTACGTCGTTTATCCCCGCCAGCATTCCGTTTCCAATTGACCGAACTTGCTCGTGCTGCGAAAAAACGCATTGTGCTTCCTGAAGGTGATGAACCTCGTACCATCAAAGCTGCCGTACTTTGTGCAGAACGTGGCATTGCGGAATGTGTGCTTTTAGCAGATCCAGCATCCGTTCAACGTGTTGCAGAAGCACAAGGTGTTAAATTAGGTAAAGGCATTACAATCATTAACCCAGCAGATGTTCGTGAAAACTATGTTGCTCGTTTAGTTGAATTACGTAAAGCTAAAGGTATGACTGAAACTGCTGCTCGTGAACAATTGGAAGATACCGTCGTGCTTGGTACCATGATGTTAGAAGCAAATGAAGTGGATGGTTTAGTATCTGGGGCCGTTCACACGACTGCAAACACCATTCGCCCACCAATGCAAATCATCAAAACTGCACCAGGTAGTTCAATTGTTTCTTCTATCTTCTTTATGTTATTACCAGATCAAGTACTTGTTTATGGTGACTGTGCGGTAAACCCAGATCCAACTGCAGAACAACTTGCTGAAATCGCAATTCAATCTGCGGATTCAGCGAAAGCATTTGGTATTGATCCAAAAGTCGCGATGATTTCTTACTCAACGGGTACATCTGGTAGCGGTGCTGATGTAGAAAAAGTGAAAGAAGCAACTCGTATTGCGAAAGAAAAACGCCCTGATTTATTAATCGACGGCCCATTACAATACGATGCGGCTGTGATGGAAGATGTAGCTCGCTCTAAAGCACCAAATTCACCAGTAGCAGGTAAAGCAACAGTATTCGTATTCCCTGACTTAAATACTGGTAACACCACTTACAAAGCAGTACAACGTTCTGCAGATTTAGTGTCTATTGGCCCAATGCTTCAAGGTATGCGCAAACCAGTCAATGACTTATCTCGCGGTGCCTTAGTTGATGATATTGTGTACACAATTGCCTTAACCGCAATTCAAGCGACACAATAG